A portion of the Cryptomeria japonica chromosome 5, Sugi_1.0, whole genome shotgun sequence genome contains these proteins:
- the LOC131062808 gene encoding cytochrome P450 716B2, whose amino-acid sequence MEFAKAFMDSQHFTSELILLLWTVSLASLLVLLAVKIQNRGRGKNLPPGKLGLPLIGETLQFMRAHRANKSKEWVQSKVSKYGHVFKTSLMGRPTIVLTGQAGNRFIFNNDYKIITNKQTSSVSRLLGPKNLLDLPVDDHKRMRGAIMSFMKPEVLQKFLGIMESVILQHFAEYWQGKENITVAPLMKQLTFHVACDLLFCLKDENERKVLGNDISNLIKGVWSIPLNLPGTNFHGSLKARSRLYKRLSVFLEARRRELQQGKASPSQDLISCLLSMEDDKNMPLTEDEIIDNMILIMLAGHDTTTVLFTHLVRMLALNPSVYHSILQEQMEVLSGKQPNEPLQWKDIQKMKYTWKVAQEILRFIPPVVGGFRRAIQDVEYGGYTIPKGWQLFWTTGITHWDEEAFKEPYNFDPTHFDDQLPPYTFIPFGAGPRICPGYDFAKIETIIFLHHLVTKYKWSLIYLDEKIICDPMPTPSKDLPIKLHAKGN is encoded by the exons ATGGAGTTTGCCAAGGCTTTCATGGATTCTCAGCACTTTACCAGTGAACTGATTCTCCTCTTATGGACTGTTTCACTTGCTTCTTTACTTGTTCTCTTGGCAGTCAAGATTCAGAACAGGGGAAGAGGCAAAAATCTTCCTCCCGGAAAATTAGGGCTTCCATTAATAGGGGAAACCCTGCAATTCATGAGAGCACACAGAGCTAACAAATCCAAGGAGTGGGTACAGAGCAAGGTGTCAAAATATGGCCATGTCTTCAAAACCTCATTAATGGGGCGCCCCACAATTGTCCTCACAGGCCAAGCAGGCAACCGCTTCATCTTTAACAATGATTACAAAATCATAACTAACAAGCAGACTTCCAGTGTCAGCAGGCTTCTTGGGCCTAAAAACTTGCTTGATCTGCCTGTAGATGATCACAAAAGGATGAGAGGAGCCATCATGTCATTCATGAAGCCTGAAGTCTTGCAGAAGTTCCTGGGAATAATGGAGTCAGTTATACTGCAACATTTTGCTGAGTATTGGCAAGGAAAAGAGAATATTACAGTGGCCCCCTTGATGAAGCAGCTTACATTCCATGTTGCCTGTGATCTGCTCTTTTGTCTAAAGGATGAAAATGAGAGAAAGGTTCTAGGAAATGATATCTCTAATCTTATAAAGGGTGTGTGGTCTATTCCCCTGAATTTGCCTGGAACAAATTTTCATGGAAGCTTAAAGGCTAGATCTAGATTATATAAGCGTTTATCAGTTTTTCTGGAAGCCAGGAGGAGAGAGCTGCAACAAGGAAAAGCCTCTCCCAGCCAGGACTTAATATCATGCTTGCTAAGTATGGAGGATGATAAAAATATGCCCCTGACTGAAGATGAGATCATAGATAACATGATCTTGATCATGTTGGCAGGCCATGACACTACTACTGTTCTTTTTACCCACCTTGTCAGAATGTTGGCATTAAACCCCTCAGTATACCACAGCATTCTTCAAG AGCAAATGGAGGTTCTATCAGGGAAGCAACCAAATGAACCTCTTCAATGGAAAGATATCCAGAAAATGAAGTATACATGGAAGGTCGCTCAAGAAATATTGCGTTTCATCCCTCCTGTAGTTGGTGGATTCAGGAGAGCTATTCAAGATGTAGAATATGGAGGCTATACAATTCCTAAAGGATGGCAG TTGTTCTGGACAACTGGTATCACCCATTGGGACGAGGAAGCTTTCAAAGAGCCATACAACTTTGATCCTACTCATTTTGACGATCAACTTCCACCATATACTTTTATACCATTTGGTGCAGGTCCCAGAATTTGTCCGGGTTATGattttgcaaagatagaaacaATTATATTCTTACACCATTTAGTAACTAAATATAAATGGTCTCTCATATATCTCGATGAAAAAATAATTTGTGATCCTATGCCAACACCTAGTAAGGATTTACCAATCAAACTTCATGCCAAGGGCAACTAA